GGATCAGAAGGAGCAGATCACAAACAAGGACCTTTCAAGTGGAGGGTTTTTGCTATACCCTGTTCTTCAGGCAGCGGATATTCTCATGTATCTGGCGACAGGAGTTCCGGTTGGTGAGGATCAGGTTTATCATGTTGAGCTTACAAGGGAAATTGCAAGAAGGTTCAACAATCAGTTTGGCGAAGTGTTCCCAGAGCCGGAACCGATTCTTGCTAAAGTGCCCAAGCTTCCGGGAACTGATGGCAGAAAGATGTCCAAGAGCTACGGGAACTACATTCTGATCGATACGGATGAGAAAGAGCTCTGGAAGATGATTGCTCCGATGATGACGGATCCGGCGAGAAAGAGAAGAACCGATCCGGGAGATCCGGAAAAATGTCCTGTATGGGATTATCATAAGGCTTTCACTTCCTCCGATGAAGAGAAGTCTTGGGTCGTTCAAGGATGCAAGACTGCAGGAATCGGCTGTTTGGAGTGTAAGAGACTCCTTCAGCAGAACCTGGTTGAAAGACTCTCCCCTGTTTGGGAGAGGCTGTCCTATCTGAAAGAAAACTGTGAGGAGCTTTCCGAGATAATCGAAGATGGAAATCGAAGAGCTGCAGAAGTGGCTAAGGAGACAATGAAGAGGGTTCTTGAAGCAACTAAGCTGGGGTGGTGAAGGTGGAACAGCTTGAACTGGTCTTCAGTTTCCCTGAATTCGAAGGACCGCTTGACTTGCTCGTGTATTTAGTCAGGAAACACCGGGTAGACATTCGTTCGATCCCCATCACAGTCATAGCAGACGAGTTCATTGCACACGTCAACAAGATGAAATCTCTGGATATGGTAGTGACTTCCGATTTCCTGGTGATGGCTTCAACTCTCATGGAGATGAAGTCCAAGGCTCTGCTCCCCAGAATGAGCAATAATGAAGCCGAAGTGTTTGAAAATCAGCAGAAAGAACTCTACAAAAGCGTAGAGGAGTATAAGGCCTTAAAGGACCTGTCAAAAGAATTCCGGGTAAAGCTCTACGATGCTTACAGCTATGAAAGGGCAACAGCCAAACCGGTAGTTGATCAGAAGAGGAAAGAGGATCTTCCGGACGAACTTACGGAAGCTTTCAAAGCCATTCTAAAGGAGACGGTATTAAGAGAAAGAGTATATACAATCGTTTCCGAGAGCATAAACGTTGAAGACCGAATGCTTCAGATAGAACAGCTCTATGAGACAATTGAGCTGTACAAGTTCCTTATGGATCTCGAAAGCAGATCGGAAGTAATTGTCTCCTTTCTTGCAGTGCTTGAACTCCTGAAGCTCAACAGGTACTATCTTGAAAGTGTAGAGCCTCTCGTTCTCAGAAGGAGGGTTTAGTGAACGAGGAATTGACAAAGAAGGCAATTATCGAAGCGCTGATCTTCTCTGCAAGAAGCGGCATTGAGCCGTCAAGAATCGCGTCGATTATCGGTATGAAGCTGAATCAGGTTATGTTACTGCTTGAAGAGCTAGAGGGAGAATACCAAGGACATGATCATGGTGTAATGATTAAGTCCGTTAACGGCAGGCTCAGATTCTATACCAAAGCATCGATTCAGTCATATGTAAGTCAAATATCGGTGAGACCTCTGGTGAGCATTACCGACACTCAGATGGAAGTTTTGGCGACTGTGGCTGTGAAGGGACCGCTAACAAGAAATGATGTTGAACTAATAAGAGGAAGGTCTTCTCAAGCCCAGCTTTTAGAGCTGTCTAAGATGGGACTTGTGGGCAAGAGGAAATCGAAGCTGCCGGGCAGACCTTACCTCTACAAAGTCAGTTCGCGCTTCTACGAATTGTTCCAGGTTGACGATCTCGCGGAGATTGTTCAGGGGTTGGCTATTGGCGGGGGGGAAGATAGTTTTGAGGCTTCACGAGATGATCTCACAGATAACGGGAATGTCGAGAAGGAAGTCGACTCAAGCGATCCTGGACGGGAGAGTGAAGGTGAACGGCAGGATCGAGACATACCCGAGACTTGATGTAATTCCGGGGTCTTCAGAAATTCTTCTTGACGGAAGTAAGCTAAGCTTTTCCATAGAAGAAAAAGTCGTATATTTGGTTAACAAACCTCTTGGTTATCTCAGCGCCATGAGCGATGATCGTGGAAGAAAGACGTTGGCTGATCTGATAAGTGAAAGGATTAAGGAGAGAGTATTTCACGTAGGCAGACTGGACCAAGACAGCTGCGGATTAATAATCATGACGAATGATGGTGATCTCGCTAATCTCGTTTCTCATCCTTCTTCAGAGATAGAGAAGACTTACGTCGTGGGAATAAAGGGAAGACTTACCGATCAGGATATCGAAGCTGTGAGGGCTGGTGTTACACTTGCCGATGGATTCAGAACAGCTCCGGCAAAGATAAGACTGGTCAGAAGTGATGAAGATCTGTCGAAGTATTCGATTACGATTCACGAAGGCCACAAACGAGAAATTAGGGAGATTCTCAGGGTATTCAACAAACAGGTTTCCACTCTTGTCAGAGTTGCTATAGGCACTCTTGGCATATCTCTTGTTCCAAATCCAGGTGACATAAAAAGGCTAAGCAAGAGGGAGATTGAATCGCTGAAGAAAGGGGCCCAGAAAAGGAGCCCCGGTAAGGACAACAAGAGATTGTAGATGCCTTCATTACCAAAGATTCACAGTCTCAGCTACTAAGATCAACAACGAACGCTCCAATGTAGGTGTCTGCTGCACCATAGTACAGAATCAGCTTTTCTTCATGAACTACGGCTCCTTCGATAAATATCACGTTTGGGACCTGCCCTTGTTTTTCCCAAATAAGTTCAGGTTCTGCGAGAAACCTGTCAGTCCTCATTATAAGTTTTCTGGGATTGCTTATATCAAATAGCGCAGCCCCTGGCCTGTAGATCGTGGAAAAGTCGGCGCTGTTGTATATGAGAAGAATCCCCTCTTCTGTTATAATGGGCGTCGGTCCCGGCTCTATCAGTCTGCTGTCGAAGTAACCCTGTCTTGGTTCCAATACGGGACGGGGAAATACCGTCCAATTTCTGAGGTCGGTGGAATAAGCGAGTTTTATAGAGGAATCTCCAAAGTACATGAAGTACTTCCCATCAATCTTGGCAGGGACGATTGCGCCTGACTTTGACCAGGTATC
This genomic stretch from Mesotoga sp. Brook.08.105.5.1 harbors:
- a CDS encoding pseudouridine synthase is translated as MNGRIETYPRLDVIPGSSEILLDGSKLSFSIEEKVVYLVNKPLGYLSAMSDDRGRKTLADLISERIKERVFHVGRLDQDSCGLIIMTNDGDLANLVSHPSSEIEKTYVVGIKGRLTDQDIEAVRAGVTLADGFRTAPAKIRLVRSDEDLSKYSITIHEGHKREIREILRVFNKQVSTLVRVAIGTLGISLVPNPGDIKRLSKREIESLKKGAQKRSPGKDNKRL
- the scpB gene encoding SMC-Scp complex subunit ScpB, whose amino-acid sequence is MNEELTKKAIIEALIFSARSGIEPSRIASIIGMKLNQVMLLLEELEGEYQGHDHGVMIKSVNGRLRFYTKASIQSYVSQISVRPLVSITDTQMEVLATVAVKGPLTRNDVELIRGRSSQAQLLELSKMGLVGKRKSKLPGRPYLYKVSSRFYELFQVDDLAEIVQGLAIGGGEDSFEASRDDLTDNGNVEKEVDSSDPGRESEGERQDRDIPET
- a CDS encoding segregation/condensation protein A encodes the protein MEQLELVFSFPEFEGPLDLLVYLVRKHRVDIRSIPITVIADEFIAHVNKMKSLDMVVTSDFLVMASTLMEMKSKALLPRMSNNEAEVFENQQKELYKSVEEYKALKDLSKEFRVKLYDAYSYERATAKPVVDQKRKEDLPDELTEAFKAILKETVLRERVYTIVSESINVEDRMLQIEQLYETIELYKFLMDLESRSEVIVSFLAVLELLKLNRYYLESVEPLVLRRRV
- the trpS gene encoding tryptophan--tRNA ligase; translation: MRVLSGMRSTGRLHLGHFVTLEKWKELQDQGNECFYFVANWHGLTSHIDESSNFYDWSLDIVRTYVSVGLDPEKSVLFVQSAIKEHAELFLYFSMLVSVSRLERVPTFKDQKEQITNKDLSSGGFLLYPVLQAADILMYLATGVPVGEDQVYHVELTREIARRFNNQFGEVFPEPEPILAKVPKLPGTDGRKMSKSYGNYILIDTDEKELWKMIAPMMTDPARKRRTDPGDPEKCPVWDYHKAFTSSDEEKSWVVQGCKTAGIGCLECKRLLQQNLVERLSPVWERLSYLKENCEELSEIIEDGNRRAAEVAKETMKRVLEATKLGW